DNA from candidate division WOR-3 bacterium:
TAATTCTTCTTTTTTCTGTTTAATTTTTTCCTCAGTCTTTTGGAGTCTGTTAATGATTTCTATCATCTTTTCACTAAGATTAAACATCTTCGTCGGGTCGTAATGTTTTTTATATTCAGTATATAATATCTCACCTAAATTTTGTAGTAATCGGTCTTTTTCTCGCTCTAACGAGAAAATCTGGAGTTTGATTTTGCCTTTATAAGTTAAGTCTTCGGCTTCTTTGAGGGCTAATTTGGTCGTATCTTTTAACCAAGTTTTGACATCTTCCCAAATTATCGGCATATTTTACTTCCTTTCATAAAATTGTCTTCAGACTATTCATTCTTTTTATTATTTCTCTACCCACAACTGTCTGACTTTTGTATTTTCAACTCAGATTCAATCTAATTCATTATAATAAACTTTTCCACAATTGATTTTTTCTCTTCTTTACCAGATTCGTATGACCGAGCAATAATTTTGTAAAGATAGACACCGTTAGCAGGTATATCTCCATCTGCGTCTTTCCCATTCCATTCAATCTGATTATAGCCAAAGGAACAATATCTTTCTGGTAGAGTATTAATTAATCTGCCGGCAATCGTGTAAATCTTTATCTGCACCCAAGCGGGTTGAGTCAATTCAAAGGTAAAATACCCGGTTTGAGTGTTAGCATCTAAATAGTATAATACTTTGTGAATATTTAATCGTTGCTCGGTTAACACCTGCACTTTTACCGATTCTTGAGTTACTCTTAAGAGATTATCTGATGCCCGACACAGAATGGTACATGCGCCCGTATCTAAATCTACCGGATAAAAGAACCGTCCTTGAGTAAAATTGCCAATATCATAATTAAAATAAGGGGTTAAATCGACATCATATATAATTTGATTTGATTTACGAATAATGAGCCGGGGATAATAATTTCCTGGAATCGGGGCTAAAAGGATACCTGAAGTATCGGCGACAATACCTGTCAAGGTAAACTGTTTTGGTACAATATCATTGTTATTAATTCTTTTTTCGTCATAATAGAGTTCAATCTTCGGTCCGGTAAAATCTGTGTAATTAGCCACAGCGGTATCAAAGACAATAGTATCCTTAAGAAAACTACAAATCTTATTTTGATTCGGGTCATAACTAATAGCGCTAATGCGAGAAGTATGTGGTATCTCTGTATAATAACCACCTCCAGCACCAGGTAAAATATCATAACGGATAAACCGCGGCAGTCCTAAAGGCACAACAAAACGGAATTGCATTGTGTCATTAATAGTGCGACCAATACCACGAAAGATTTCATAGCCGGATAAAGCATAAAAGATTGTGCCAATCTCCGATTCATATCTTCGTTGCCATCGATTAGAAAATACGGAGGTCGAATAGAGTTCCCCTGAATTTGGTGCTTGGCATTGAATCGCTTTAGCCGGTTGAAAAGTATCAGGTTGGGCATTAATCTTTGTCATTAAATTGGGTAAGGCGGGAATTGTTGCTGGGTCGCCAAAAAGATGATAATAATGATTCTGTGGTGTTGTATAACAGGCAAGTAAAAAAGCCCGACCCAAGGTGCTTTCTGGTTGTGCGATTAGTTTTTGAAAAAACATTTTGGCAAAGACAAAATTATCTGCTGAGAAAGTTGCTTTACTGGCACCAGTGGTGGCAATTGCTCCTTCTTGTCTACGCACTAATTCTTCCGTAATTGACTCAAATTTTGTATCATCAAATCTTCCCACACCACAACTACCAAAAAAGGCAATCAAATTTCTTTTTCCATTTTTAATTAAAGGTATATGTTCCGTCTTGAATACCTGCTCGTGTGCAATCTGAAAACCTGAGCCATGACCAAAATAGGCCAATAATGAAACACCTCGATTAATCTCTTTGAGTAAGGCTTCGCGGGCTAATCGTTTTTCTCGAACTTCATTAAAGGGATATTCTGTAAGATAAATCTTTATAGGCTCAAGATGGTGAAACAATTGATTCGTATTATAAGTTAAAAAGAATTCAAGATTTTCGTTATTGCTAATATGTTCAAACCAGAATCCGACATCAACTGTGCCTTGCCCTTTCCATTCATCGTCTGATAAAAGAATGAATCGTTTATTCCAAAATCCTAAAGTTCGTCTTGACTCATAGTCAATTAATTTATCGTAAAAGTTTCTTATTTCTGTGTTATTGCGCGCGGTAATTCTGCCCAATATCATATCAGGTGTTGTGCCTGGACCATTAAAATCCGCATACCAAGCATCAACCGATAACGCACCGAAAGAATAGACCTGAAAGTCAATATCATAACCGCGTTCATAAGGCGGTACAGTGGGAAAAGTTGTTAATTGTAAAATATTACGATAATCATAAGTGCCGTCACCTAATAATAAACCAAAATAAGGTCGATACTTTTGAAATAATCTCTTAATCGCACCAGGTTCTTCAATACCGAAAGTAAAATCATCATAAATTGCACTCAAGGGAACTGTTTTAACTTGGGCTTGTGGTATTCCAACAATATTATTTCGCCGATAATTTTCTAACAGCAAAGCATTAGGATAAAGTTCATCCGGTGCAATAATAAAATAGTGGATATTTCCATAATTTAGGGTTCGACCAACAATTCGGGATTCAATGCTCAAAACCTTGCGGGCTTTGGTCTCGTCCGTTATATAGTAAAAAGTAGTGTCGTAATTGGTTAATCCAAAGATAATTGTGTCCTGATTTTTATAATAACCAGTAATCATTTTCGGCGCATAATAATTAGTAATATCCCAAACAAGTGGTTTGTTATTCATGCGGGTTATAGCAAAACTTTGAGTGCCGGGCGCAGAATAAAAATACAAATCTCGCATAGTTGGCAGGAATTCCAGTCTTTGTGAATAGTGAACATCAAGATAATCGAAAAATACTTCTTGGCTACTGGTATTATATAAAGTAAAATTAATCGTGTTGTTCGGAACCAATGGTATGCGTCGATTTATAACAAAATCGAAAGGCGGTGGTCCTGATTCACCACCACTAAAATAGAAAGTGTCGAGATGAGTATTGTTTATACCGACTTTTAGATAATTGGATGATGATTTACCCCAAAACCGACCAGAGATAGAAAAGAGTGATTCTGGATTTTGTAAGTTTAAGGTTATATCAAAAGTTTTGGCATTGATACCGGCTTCTTTAGAAAAAAGTTCCCAAATCCATAATAAGCCACTTCGAGCAGGACAATCACGGTCTTGTTCCAGATGAGCATAATTAGACGCTGAATTTTTCGGGTTAGATTGTGCAGTCGACTGTATTTGTTCCATTCTTTTACCATATCCGGAAATTTGTAGCGAAAATCCCCAAGTTAACCAATAGTAGTTATAACGAGTAAATGGATTAGTATAAAAATTAGTCCGTTTGAGATTAAAACGCGATGGGGACAAACCGTAAAATAGAATATAGTCGTCTTTATCAAAAGAACCATCAGATTCGCCTGAAATATAAATTGGAATTTCAACCATAGTATCTGGATAATAGACATTAGAAGTGCATTCACCGATATTGAACAAACGGATTGTTCGTGGGTCGATTAATTTTATCGGAAGCCCGGCTTTTCGCAATTCCTCATAAGTTATTTTATAGACACCGGTCGACTCAACTTTTATCTTATACCAGTTCAAAAATCCTTGGGGATATCGGGGATTAAGCGGATTGAGTTGTGGTGTCTTTTTCCAATGCACGGCGTCTTTTCCATTAAGTAAAAGTTCTTGACAAATACCATCAAAATAGTCAGACCAAGGATTATATTGTGCCGGTTCACTAAAACGCAAGTGCACGACAAAACTATAATTTATTATTGCGCGTTTGTTGGGATATTGATATTGAATAGGCGTAATCTTTATCCGAGCAATGCGAATATCCCGCAGATAGCCAATTTCTGAAACTTCACAAATATTTTCCGGATAAATTGAAGATTTTGCATAAGATGAGTTTAGTTTATATATTGGTTCTTTATCCCAAAACCGCATTGGCACCGGTGGAATATCAATATTGTTAATTGTAACCGCAGATATAACTGTCGTGGTAATAACAATATCACCTTGTTGAGGAATACCAATTAAAATATCTTGACTCGGTAAATCGAATGTCCCAGGTAATTCTTTACGCGTTGTGCCTTCTATCTTAAATACTGTATAAGTCTGATTATCAATAGCAAAACTTTGTTGAGTTAGCGCGTCTTCCGTAAAATCATAACGAAAGGTAAATTCAGTATAATCCGATTTAACGACCGTTATCTTGGTAGGAGACGACAATTTAATTTCAGAAACAGGTATCCGATTCGGACTTAGTTCATTCTCTAAAAGAGAAGGCATTTGAACGGATAAAGGTTTCTCTGGTTGCGGTATCTGTTTAATGTTTGGTACTTGTGGCGGTTTTAGCAAATTTGAAGATACTGCAAAGAGCAAGGATAGAAATAAAAAATAGGATAAGGCTAACGTTCTTCTCATAACAAAATTACAATGAGAATAAAAATTGTGTCAATCAAAAGTTTATTCCATATCAGTATTTCGGATAACAAAACATTTTCCGAAATCTTTCTTATATCAAATTATAATTGTTAACGATAGTTATGTCAATCTATATCTGCAATGTGTCTAAGAGATACTT
Protein-coding regions in this window:
- a CDS encoding C25 family cysteine peptidase — protein: MRRTLALSYFLFLSLLFAVSSNLLKPPQVPNIKQIPQPEKPLSVQMPSLLENELSPNRIPVSEIKLSSPTKITVVKSDYTEFTFRYDFTEDALTQQSFAIDNQTYTVFKIEGTTRKELPGTFDLPSQDILIGIPQQGDIVITTTVISAVTINNIDIPPVPMRFWDKEPIYKLNSSYAKSSIYPENICEVSEIGYLRDIRIARIKITPIQYQYPNKRAIINYSFVVHLRFSEPAQYNPWSDYFDGICQELLLNGKDAVHWKKTPQLNPLNPRYPQGFLNWYKIKVESTGVYKITYEELRKAGLPIKLIDPRTIRLFNIGECTSNVYYPDTMVEIPIYISGESDGSFDKDDYILFYGLSPSRFNLKRTNFYTNPFTRYNYYWLTWGFSLQISGYGKRMEQIQSTAQSNPKNSASNYAHLEQDRDCPARSGLLWIWELFSKEAGINAKTFDITLNLQNPESLFSISGRFWGKSSSNYLKVGINNTHLDTFYFSGGESGPPPFDFVINRRIPLVPNNTINFTLYNTSSQEVFFDYLDVHYSQRLEFLPTMRDLYFYSAPGTQSFAITRMNNKPLVWDITNYYAPKMITGYYKNQDTIIFGLTNYDTTFYYITDETKARKVLSIESRIVGRTLNYGNIHYFIIAPDELYPNALLLENYRRNNIVGIPQAQVKTVPLSAIYDDFTFGIEEPGAIKRLFQKYRPYFGLLLGDGTYDYRNILQLTTFPTVPPYERGYDIDFQVYSFGALSVDAWYADFNGPGTTPDMILGRITARNNTEIRNFYDKLIDYESRRTLGFWNKRFILLSDDEWKGQGTVDVGFWFEHISNNENLEFFLTYNTNQLFHHLEPIKIYLTEYPFNEVREKRLAREALLKEINRGVSLLAYFGHGSGFQIAHEQVFKTEHIPLIKNGKRNLIAFFGSCGVGRFDDTKFESITEELVRRQEGAIATTGASKATFSADNFVFAKMFFQKLIAQPESTLGRAFLLACYTTPQNHYYHLFGDPATIPALPNLMTKINAQPDTFQPAKAIQCQAPNSGELYSTSVFSNRWQRRYESEIGTIFYALSGYEIFRGIGRTINDTMQFRFVVPLGLPRFIRYDILPGAGGGYYTEIPHTSRISAISYDPNQNKICSFLKDTIVFDTAVANYTDFTGPKIELYYDEKRINNNDIVPKQFTLTGIVADTSGILLAPIPGNYYPRLIIRKSNQIIYDVDLTPYFNYDIGNFTQGRFFYPVDLDTGACTILCRASDNLLRVTQESVKVQVLTEQRLNIHKVLYYLDANTQTGYFTFELTQPAWVQIKIYTIAGRLINTLPERYCSFGYNQIEWNGKDADGDIPANGVYLYKIIARSYESGKEEKKSIVEKFIIMN